The nucleotide window AGGAACTCAATGCCCAAGTGGAAGAAGCCCAAGCGAAACTGAGGAGCCTCGGTGTCGAACCCAAACCCGCTGATCTGCCTCGCGTGGAAGACATGGAGAAGCCGACCCCCATACCCGCTTCGCCTCCTCCCACCCCCGCATACATGCCCCCCCCACCGCCACAGCAGCCCCCCCCACAACAGCAAGGGGGCTACTGGTCAGACAATCCCTTTGGGGACGACCCTTGGGGATGAACCTCAAGCTCCGGTAGGATATGCTACAAACCGCAGTGGTCTGTGCCCTGACTCGCCTTGGGGGTACCCTAAGCTAGCGCTTACTCTGAAGAGAACTTATGCAAGCTCCGCTTCTTTTGTGAAGCCAGATCCATGGAAACGACCGCGCCTGATTTGTTAGCACTCAGTCAATCGGATCGGCAGTTCTGCCAGTTCGTTGAGCAGCAACATATCCTCCAACCCAAACAGTTGGCTCTGGCCCTGAAAATCCAGCGGCAACAGCGCGGCCCTCTGGCTTTGATCCTATGGCAGTTGGGCTTTATTGGCCTACAGCATTTGGCCCAGTTCTGGGAGAGAATGCCCTCTGGAGCCGAACTGGAGCCTCTCAACGAAAGTATCCCTAGCTAACTGCTGCTGATCCAAGGCTCTGCCTGCCAAAATTGGGATCCCTGCTTGTTGGGGATCTGCTTTTGCATTGGGGGGTGGTGATGTCTTTTATCCCATTGGTACGCTTTCTGGCTCAATCCAGCCTGATTCAAGATCTCTCGGCACAATTGGGATCCCGGCAGTGGGCAGAAGTGCAGGGGTTGGGGCGAATCCCCAAGGGGTTGATTGCTTCAGCTGTGGCTCAACGGGAGCAGGGATCCCTGTTGGTGATCACCGCCACCCTAGAAGAAGCCAGTCGCTGGACAGCCCAACTGGAGGGCATGGGTTGGGACACGGTACAGTTTTACCCCACCTCCGAGGCTTCCCCCTACGAACCCTTTGACCCAGAACCGGAGCTGGTATGGGGACAGTTTCAAGTGTTGGCGGATTGCCTTCAGGGCAAAAAAGGCGTTGCTTGCGTAGCAACCGAGCGGGCTTTGCAACCCCATCTTCCCCCTCCCGAGGTTTTTCGGGCCTTCTGTCTCCGGTTGGAAGTGGGGATGGAACTCTCCCCCAAACAACTGGGACAACACCTAGCCCGCCTCGGCTACGAACGGGTCAACCTCGTAGAAAATGAGGGGCAGTGGAGCCAACGGGGGGATATCCTCGATGTGTTTCCGGTGGCCTGCGAATGGCCAGTCCGCCTGGAGTGGTTTGGGAACGAACTGGAAAAACTGCGGGAATTTGACCCCGTCAGCCAGCGCTCCCAGGAGGGGATCCCCTCCATTTGGCTCACCCCCACCGGCTATGGCTCCATCCTACAGCCTGCTCTGGAGGCCAAAGCCGAGCATCTTTCTGAAACCCTACAAGCCCAGTTGAGTGACCCGGCCCATCCACCTCAAGGGCTGCGCCGTTTTCTCGGCTTACTCTACGATCAACCCGCCAACCTGCTCAGCTATTTGGATCCCTCTACCCTGATCCTGATTGACGAACCGGAACAATGTCAGGCCCACAGCCAGCAATGGCTCTATCACGCCCAAGAACAATGGCAACTGGCCCAAGCCGCAGAACCCGCGATTCTTCCCTTCCATCGCCCCTTGGATCTCAGCCCAGAAAACGGGATCCCCTTTGCCCGCTTGGCGGTTCGATCTTTTTCTGCTCCCATCCCCAACGGCTCTAACTCAGCAACGTTCGATCTGAAAGGGCGAGCCGTACAAGCCATTCCCCACCAATTTGGAGCGCTGGCCAAAGCAATCCGGGAACACCGCAAGCAACAGTTGCAGGTGTGGATTGTGTCGGCCCAACCCTCCCGTGCTGTTGCCCTGCTGCAAGAACACGATTGCCCTGCCCAATATGTGCCCAACCCGAAAGATTTTCCGGCACTGGATCGACAAGTAGAATCTCATACCCCGGTCGCCCTTAAGTATTCCGGTCTGGCCGAGCTAGAGGGGTTCATTTTGCCAACCCTGCGCCTGGTCTTACTCACCGACCGCGAGTTTTTCGGGCAACACAGCCTTGCCACCCCTACCTATGTGCGCAAGCGCCGCCAAGCCAGTTCCCGTCAGGTGGATCCCAATCTGTTACAACCCGGCGATTTTGTTGTTCACAAAGCCCATGGCATTGGCAAGTTTCTCAGGCTAGAAAGCCTGACGGTTAGCAACGAAACCCGTGAA belongs to Thermostichus vulcanus str. 'Rupite' and includes:
- a CDS encoding DUF2949 domain-containing protein, with product METTAPDLLALSQSDRQFCQFVEQQHILQPKQLALALKIQRQQRGPLALILWQLGFIGLQHLAQFWERMPSGAELEPLNESIPS